The following coding sequences lie in one Zingiber officinale cultivar Zhangliang chromosome 2B, Zo_v1.1, whole genome shotgun sequence genomic window:
- the LOC122046529 gene encoding persulfide dioxygenase ETHE1 homolog, mitochondrial-like isoform X2, whose product MFLIRPSTSSPLNSSAHFVPRRPLPRPVRGKMLLLRSHRLLSSTSAFLSSYKAAIKTSRLAPLGLRAMAAYSAAAAAASPSRLLLRQLFEKESSTYTYLLADLAHPDKPAVLVDPVDKTVDRDTNLVKELGLKLIYAMNTHVHADHVTGTGLIKKKMPGVKSVISKASTAQADHLVDHADKIYFGDLFLEVRATPGHTVGCVTYVTGDGPDQPHPRIAFTGDTLLIHGCGRTDFQGGSSHQLYQSVHSQIFTLPKDTLIYPAHDYKGFTVSTVGEELLYNPRLTKDEETFKSIMEGEGFMIYLWSYNKG is encoded by the exons ATGTTCCTTATTCGTCCATCAACGTCATCGCCACTGAACTCCTCCGCCCATTTTGTTCCTCGTCGTCCTCTTCCTCGTCCCGTTCGTGGTAAAATGCTCCTGCTTCGATCTCATCGcctcctctcctccacctccGCCTTCCTCTCCTCTTATAAGGCTGCCATCAAGACCTCTCGCCTCGCTCCCCTCGGCCTCCGCGCTATGGCTGCCTacagcgccgccgccgccgccgcgtcGCCGTCCAGGCTTCTTCTCCGGCAACTATTCGAGAAGGAGTCGTCCACATATACTTACCTCCTCGCCGATCTCGCACACCCGGACAAGCCTGCTGTG CTGGTTGATCCGGTAGACAAAACAGTGGATAGAGATACAAATCTTGTTAAAGAACTGGGTTTGAAACTTATCTATGCTATGAATACTCATGTGCATGCTGATCATGTGACAGGTACAGGTTTGATAAAG AAAAAGATGCCTGGAGTAAAGTCTGTGATATCTAAAGCAAGCACTGCACAAGCAGATCATTTAGTTGATCATGCTGATAAAATATATTTTGGTGACCTTTTTCTGGAG GTGCGTGCAACTCCTGGTCATACGGTGGGTTGTGTTACATATGTAACAGGAGATGGACCTGATCAACCTCATCCAAGGATAGCTTTCACTGGTGACACGCTGTTGATTCATGGATGTGGAAGGACAGATTTTCAG GGTGGAAGTTCTCACCAGCTCTACCAATCAGTGCATTCACAG ATATTCACATTGCCAAAGGACACCCTCATCTATCCTGCTCACGACTACAAAGGCTTCACC GTTAGTACAGTTGGGGAGGAGCTGCTCTACAACCCTCGACTAACAAAGGATGAG GAAACCTTCAAAAGCATCATGGAAGGTGAGGGGTTTATGATCTACTTGTGGAGTTATAACAAAGGATGA
- the LOC122046529 gene encoding persulfide dioxygenase ETHE1 homolog, mitochondrial-like isoform X1 — MFLIRPSTSSPLNSSAHFVPRRPLPRPVRGKMLLLRSHRLLSSTSAFLSSYKAAIKTSRLAPLGLRAMAAYSAAAAAASPSRLLLRQLFEKESSTYTYLLADLAHPDKPAVLVDPVDKTVDRDTNLVKELGLKLIYAMNTHVHADHVTGTGLIKKKMPGVKSVISKASTAQADHLVDHADKIYFGDLFLEVRATPGHTVGCVTYVTGDGPDQPHPRIAFTGDTLLIHGCGRTDFQGGSSHQLYQSVHSQIFTLPKDTLIYPAHDYKGFTVSTVGEELLYNPRLTKDEETFKSIMEDLKLTYPKMIDIAVPANMACGLQDATTKS, encoded by the exons ATGTTCCTTATTCGTCCATCAACGTCATCGCCACTGAACTCCTCCGCCCATTTTGTTCCTCGTCGTCCTCTTCCTCGTCCCGTTCGTGGTAAAATGCTCCTGCTTCGATCTCATCGcctcctctcctccacctccGCCTTCCTCTCCTCTTATAAGGCTGCCATCAAGACCTCTCGCCTCGCTCCCCTCGGCCTCCGCGCTATGGCTGCCTacagcgccgccgccgccgccgcgtcGCCGTCCAGGCTTCTTCTCCGGCAACTATTCGAGAAGGAGTCGTCCACATATACTTACCTCCTCGCCGATCTCGCACACCCGGACAAGCCTGCTGTG CTGGTTGATCCGGTAGACAAAACAGTGGATAGAGATACAAATCTTGTTAAAGAACTGGGTTTGAAACTTATCTATGCTATGAATACTCATGTGCATGCTGATCATGTGACAGGTACAGGTTTGATAAAG AAAAAGATGCCTGGAGTAAAGTCTGTGATATCTAAAGCAAGCACTGCACAAGCAGATCATTTAGTTGATCATGCTGATAAAATATATTTTGGTGACCTTTTTCTGGAG GTGCGTGCAACTCCTGGTCATACGGTGGGTTGTGTTACATATGTAACAGGAGATGGACCTGATCAACCTCATCCAAGGATAGCTTTCACTGGTGACACGCTGTTGATTCATGGATGTGGAAGGACAGATTTTCAG GGTGGAAGTTCTCACCAGCTCTACCAATCAGTGCATTCACAG ATATTCACATTGCCAAAGGACACCCTCATCTATCCTGCTCACGACTACAAAGGCTTCACC GTTAGTACAGTTGGGGAGGAGCTGCTCTACAACCCTCGACTAACAAAGGATGAG GAAACCTTCAAAAGCATCATGGAAG ATCTAAAATTGACTTATCCTAAGATGATAGATATTGCGGTTCCAGCTAACATGGCTTGTGGACTTCAGGATGCAACTACGAAATCCTAG
- the LOC122046529 gene encoding persulfide dioxygenase ETHE1 homolog, mitochondrial-like isoform X3 — translation MFLIRPSTSSPLNSSAHFVPRRPLPRPVRGKMLLLRSHRLLSSTSAFLSSYKAAIKTSRLAPLGLRAMAAYSAAAAAASPSRLLLRQLFEKESSTYTYLLADLAHPDKPAVLVDPVDKTVDRDTNLVKELGLKLIYAMNTHVHADHVTGTGLIKVRATPGHTVGCVTYVTGDGPDQPHPRIAFTGDTLLIHGCGRTDFQGGSSHQLYQSVHSQIFTLPKDTLIYPAHDYKGFTVSTVGEELLYNPRLTKDEETFKSIMEDLKLTYPKMIDIAVPANMACGLQDATTKS, via the exons ATGTTCCTTATTCGTCCATCAACGTCATCGCCACTGAACTCCTCCGCCCATTTTGTTCCTCGTCGTCCTCTTCCTCGTCCCGTTCGTGGTAAAATGCTCCTGCTTCGATCTCATCGcctcctctcctccacctccGCCTTCCTCTCCTCTTATAAGGCTGCCATCAAGACCTCTCGCCTCGCTCCCCTCGGCCTCCGCGCTATGGCTGCCTacagcgccgccgccgccgccgcgtcGCCGTCCAGGCTTCTTCTCCGGCAACTATTCGAGAAGGAGTCGTCCACATATACTTACCTCCTCGCCGATCTCGCACACCCGGACAAGCCTGCTGTG CTGGTTGATCCGGTAGACAAAACAGTGGATAGAGATACAAATCTTGTTAAAGAACTGGGTTTGAAACTTATCTATGCTATGAATACTCATGTGCATGCTGATCATGTGACAGGTACAGGTTTGATAAAG GTGCGTGCAACTCCTGGTCATACGGTGGGTTGTGTTACATATGTAACAGGAGATGGACCTGATCAACCTCATCCAAGGATAGCTTTCACTGGTGACACGCTGTTGATTCATGGATGTGGAAGGACAGATTTTCAG GGTGGAAGTTCTCACCAGCTCTACCAATCAGTGCATTCACAG ATATTCACATTGCCAAAGGACACCCTCATCTATCCTGCTCACGACTACAAAGGCTTCACC GTTAGTACAGTTGGGGAGGAGCTGCTCTACAACCCTCGACTAACAAAGGATGAG GAAACCTTCAAAAGCATCATGGAAG ATCTAAAATTGACTTATCCTAAGATGATAGATATTGCGGTTCCAGCTAACATGGCTTGTGGACTTCAGGATGCAACTACGAAATCCTAG